The Branchiostoma floridae strain S238N-H82 chromosome 3, Bfl_VNyyK, whole genome shotgun sequence genomic sequence ttaagacgAAGTTGATGCAAATAAgttaattagctcctgttgcTGAATTACAGGAGTTAATCGTTCGtcccgggggggggggtcatcaGTACTGTTTCTAACATAAGACGTAAAGAAGCATGACACGAACACAACGATCAGTTGAACTGTAACAACTTTGTGGTCCGCCGctgggcgtcgccaaaaagatcAGAGAACAGGAATCTAGTATTTCCGTAGCACTACACATCTGGGTCTAAAGCCACTCTGTTGCACAAGGTTTTCCATACAGGTGCAATGATtctcagaggcggcggcagcaaatttcgtatgggagggcgaacttttactgacagaattttgcggcACATGTAGCGCCGCAGGCGTTACCCGTCGCGACGGAGGTGCGACCATCCTAGGGGggccgggaaaatttgaaatcttgaccctctaaaaagtcatttcctgcatttgagggccACATTCCGCTTGTGAACTAAACTAAGCTACgatagtaaaatttctattagtagtttaaaaggtttttgagagcgacgctcctgcaacatattgtcctgtgCCGACATGGCCGAAGACGCGAGCCGTTACAAGGGAAttctggcaaaattttgaaatcgggactctctggaacgcaatttcttgcattttcaggcGTAAATgttgccgttagactagcttgatttaatgaaatttccatcatcaataaaatacacaaggtttcagcttgactgggggggggggcccaTCCTCCCCTCCTCAGTCTCATTTTAGCCTAGTTTGATGACGTTTTTCGCGTTTTGGTTGCGTATATGACGCGAAAGTGGCCTTCAGATGTGGACATTTCCTAAGGACTCCGTGCATTCACGGCGTTGCCGACGAAGAGGCGCTTCACATTGCGGCGAATTTCCTTCAGACGGAAGCCGTATATGATCGGATTGACCGCGGAGTTCAGGATGACAAGTCCTATCATAGATTGATCCATGTCGTTACAATCTTCTTTACAGAACACTTCGTTAGCCACCACCGCGCTGTAAGGGAGCCAACTCACCAGAAACACGATGGTGATGATGAGAATGGTGACGGCTGATTTTCTGCTGGTACTCGGCTGGGCCTGCACCGCGGCTTCCTGCCGCCTGATGTCGCTAACCTGCCGCCACAGGCACCGGAACACGCCAAGGTTGAAGAACACGATCGCCGCCATCGGGATGAAGACGAGAATCAGGATCAGAACCAGGTAACTTTGTGGAGTGCCTCCGCCATACTGGGAACACCCTACCTGTGACGGAAACGTACAGCTCCATCCAAACACCGGCAGCAGCGCCAAGATGCTGCTCCACATCCAGACCACGATGATGACAACCTTACATCTGTCGTTGGTGATGTTGTTCTCATAAGTCATGCCGTGGACGATGAACCAGTAGCGCTCGGCCGTTAGTGCCAGCAGACTGTAGGCGGATAACAGCGATGACAGGAGGATAGAAGTGGGGAGGAAACGGTACAAAGCCTTGGGGGGAGGAATCCCAGCTTTTGCGTAAATGAAGAcggtgacacacacacagaggaaGTTCACCCCAGCCACAATGTCACTTGCTGCCATGTTGGCCATCAGTATGTAGACCGGTTTGTGCAGCGCCTCGTACTTGATAATAGCCGCTAAGGGTAGGCTGTTCGCTATAACCGACCCGACTGAAATGGCATTGATAACGTGCAACGCCCACAGATATCGAATGCGACTCCCGTATAAGAAACTTTCTGAATGTTTTGTCTCTTCAACCTCAGTACATTGAAATGAAGTTGAAGTTACGTTTCCCTTGACTCGTGAAGTCTCGTTGTTGTTGCCAAGTGAGCTGCAGTTCTTTACTAGCTCCTCCCAAGGCCAAGTTTCCGAACCATCTACACCGTCCGCCCTGTTGCTGAGTTCTGTTGTAGAGTTCAGGTTGGGTGGATGTGCCAGAGCTGTGCCAAAACTGCAACTTGCAACGGAGACAAATATCATAGCGATCTTGATATTCAGTTGTTCCAGCATCATTCTAGTTCTTCAATGTGTTCACGGTCAATGTCAGAGTCAATTCGATGTGGACAATCGCAGAATGACACTAAGTTTCCGAAAAACCTGAATGCTTTGATAGCTTAAGAACTTCGATGCACGATTTGTGCTTGCACAGAAAACGTTTCAGATGTCGGTGAAGGGAAACCAAAGCTTTCCTCTCTGTAGATGCAGATAGGCGCTCTCACTTATAAGTCGACGTCCAAGCTTTGCGTGGTGAATGACGTCAAGAATCGAATGCAACGAATATCTATTGAAAGTTTGCGTGTAGGTTCGCTATTGTGTATAATCCTAGGTTTTAGTCAGGTGCAGGAAAGCTCAGGCGTACCAGCTAAACTTCACAACTTAAGTTCAATCGAAACAAAATCTATGTCACTGtcgaaaactggtggatgccagttgaaacgtctgaccgtttccaaaaccatatccagttacttgagtaactacttttcgGCGTATAAGAAACTGTTGGTTTTGTTAGAAGGATCTAATTCTCAAGTCCGAAATTAATGCACCGACATAACAATGGCTTTCTTGACATTTCAGGATATATAGCTTAATCGTAGCATCCCATATCCTATAAACAACGATTTCACCCAACACGTAACAAAGAAAATAGCTAAAGGTATACTAATGTATTATCCTAATGCACTCAAAGTATTTCCCTTTAAGTTTTTCACCGGCTCGTGGCTGGATATTTACGCTTACGTTTCTTCCGTGGGTCTTTTCATGATAAAGCATATGGTGTTTAGCTTACAGAGGTTACATACTTTACATGGAAATTGATCGTGATGCATTTTGATTCACAACTTCGATGAACGATTTGTGCTAGCACGTGAACAGAAAACGTTTCAGATGTCGGTGAAACAAAAAGCCCAAGCTCTCCTCTCTGTAGACGTAGATAAACGCTCACTCTCATAAGTCGACGTCCAAGCTTTGCGTGTTGAATGACGTTGAGAATCGAATTCGCGCGAATGCGACGAATGTCTACTGAAAGTTTGCGTGTAGAATAGTTATTGTGTATAATCCTAGGTTTTAGCCAGGTGCAGGAAAGCTCAGATGTACTAGCTAAGCTTCACAGCTTAAGTTCAATCGAAACAAAATCCATATAATCGCGAAGGAAATGTTGGGATGAAGAAAATCGCCTGCTTTTCTTTCTGCCTGATCTTCTTAATtgaatgaaagaaatgaaactTGTTTGTGTTCCAGTTCATTTTGTTGTAACTCGACTATTATGTAACCGTCACCATTATCATTTGACTCTGTTGATATTCTTGTCCTCTTACGTTGTGAAGTGATCtagtttatgttcatgtcatccTGAgttatatgttttgttgtattctaaattttgtaaattttgactgtcatttgATGTAGCTTGAGCAGAAGACGTCTATAAGCTCACAACTGAGCTTTCTGTCCCATGCTCGTTAAACgtatgtgaataaaataaaatataatgaaaGAATCCCAAGGGTGTAGCTTTCTGGTGAAGTTTACGTTCCCGATAATTTGTCATTATCATAGAAAAGTGTTTTGTCAAATTGAAGGAGTTTCGAAATTTAGTTATGTGGATACTTTTCATGTTAATGTTAGCTGAACCATTGTGCGTGAGTCGTCAAGAAGCACTTCTTGCGTAAAAAGAATCCATTCGTCGGGTCTGCCAAGATGACGACGCTATACGAGCGATTGCGATGATGTCAAGGTGACGCAGTGgaaggcaaaaagcaggtgtttggcaaaagatttaTTTACATATCAACCAGTAATTTTATCTGATAATTTAAATATCAATCTTTAAttcaatctactgacgtcctggtaagCACCAGCCgtccaataccccggatataaacaataACAGCGATCTCTCGTATTCACGGACATGACAATATGGCTTTCCTGACCATTCTAAGCATATATTCTAAGTACTGTTTAATCTCAGTCTTAGCATCCCCTGATCATTCTGAGTATATATTTTACTATTTTAGCATCCCCTGGCCAACAAACAATTCAATTCACAGAACATGGCTCAAGCCCATGCTTACATGGTGCACTCAAAGTACGTCCGCAGAGTTTTTCACCTGCTCGTAGTCGGATCGCAACGCTTTATATGTATCTTCCGTAGGTGTcttttatgatttaaaaaaaaattcaggctttattcaacaaaatacaaaatagtacATTACAAATCACAACAACAGTGCAATAGAACATTACTTACAAGCGTGACAGAACATTTCTGTGGTGCTTCTTAACATCACTAATGAAAACTGTCAACTTCAAAAGATCTGTAGATGTTACCGGCCTGATTTCCCTTACTTTGGTTTCTGCACCAGTTTTTGGATATGACATATTTTGCTAAAGTAATCAATAAATTAATTGTGACATAGGTATCGGATACTTTGAATGGATTATCTGTTTTATGACCTAGTGTGATGGTTTTCAGATCTATCTTGACATTACATTTAAAACAATTGTGTAGTAACTTACAGATTGTGTACCAGAAAAATTTCAAGCCCTTACACTTCAGAAACAAGTGTTCATAGTCTTCAATACAATTACATTTAACACAGACACAGGTGTCTTTTATGATAAAATCTTGCATATGATTTAAATACTGTACCAAATGGAAAATTATTGATTTCATttaaaacttgatatcatttgAAAGTTGATAGCCTTTGAAATGATTACGAAACATTTCCTGTACAAGACATgactatacaatgtatacacagAAAGTGAACTAGTCACAGTTTGGTCGTACCTATGCTGTATGTTCGAAGACATTCATGGATATGACAGTGGCTTTCATCACATTTTTGGATACATGGGCTAATGTCTGGGCATAATCATAGCATGTCGTGTCCCAGAGGTGTGTCCATACAGGTGAAATAGTTCTTCAAAACGTGGCCTCTTCAAAATGTATACGTACACTACAGTACTCATAGGGTGACCACAACAATTTTCTAAAGAAGAATATTTCAAGAATTGAATTTTTTGATAATTTTAGCAACATACTTACAGGAGAGAGAGGTCCTATAGTATGTCCCGGCTTTGTCTTCGTTTTCCATTCTCCGTTTTTGCCCCCTCTCCCCTTGGCTCTCCTTTGAGCCGAGTTTGACGTCGAGTTTTACGCGCTTTGGGTGTATTGATGACGCGACTCTGACATTCAGATGTGAACAGCCATTTTTCTATGGACTCCATGCATTCATCACCCCACCATTCACGGCGTTGCCGACGAAAAGGCGCTTCACATTGCGGCGAATTTCCTTCAGACGGAAGCCGTAGATGATGGGGTTGACCGCGGAGTTCAAGATGACAAGTCCTATCATCGATTGATCCATGTCGTTACAATCTTCTTTACAGAACACTTCGTTAGCCACCACCGCGCTGTAAGGGAGCCAACTCACCAGAAACACGATGGTGATGATGAGAATGGTGACGGCTGATTTTCTGCTGGTACTCGGCTCGGCCTGCACCGCGGCTTCCTGTCGCCTGATGTCGCTAACCTGCCGCCACAGGCACCGGAACACGCCAAGGTTGAAGAACACGATCGCCGCCATCGGGATGAAGACGAGAATCAGGATCAGGACCAGGTAACTTTGTGGAGTGCCTCCGCCATACTGGGAACACCCTACCTGGGACGGGAACGTACAGCTCCATCCAAACACAGGCAGCAGCGCCAAGATGCTGCTCAACAGCCAGACCACGATGATGGCGACCTTACATCTGTCGTTGGTGATCTTGTCCTCGTACGTCAGGCCGTGGACGATGAACCAGTAGCGCTCAGCCGTTAGCGCCAACAGGCTGTAGGAGGAGGACAGCGCCGAGAGGAGGAAAGAAGTAGGGAGGAAACGGTACAAGGCATTGGGAGGAGGAATTCCAGCTTTTGCGTAAATGTAGGCGGTGACACCCACACAGAGGAAGCATACCCCAGCCACAATGTCACTTGCTGCCATGTTGGCCATCAGTATGAAGACCGGTTTGTGCAGCGCCTCGTATTTGATGATGGCCGCTAAGGGTAGACTGTTGGCCACAACCGACCCGACTGAAATTGCATTCAAAACGAGCAACACCCCAAGGTATCGAACGCGACTCCCGTACAAGAAACTTTCCGGGTCTTTTCTCTCTCCAACTTCAGCGCATACAAATGAAGTTGAAGTTACGTTTTCATTCACTTGTGAAGTCTTGTTGGTAGTGCTAGATGAGCTGCAGTTCTGTAGTAGCTCCTCCCAAGTTTCCGAACCATCTACACCGTCCGTCCTGTTGCTGAGTTCTGTTGTAGAGTTCATGTTAGATTGAGGTGCCAAAGCTGTGCCAAAACTGCAGATTGCTGCGAAGACAAACATAATGGCGGTCTTGATATTCAGTTGTTCAAGCATCATTCTTCAATGTATTGACGGTCAGAGTCAGCGTGACGACAATCTCAGAATGACACTTGGTATCCAAGGAAACTGAATGCTTTGATCGCTGAAGAACTTCGATGCACGATTTATCTTGGCACAGAAAACATTTCGAATGTGGGCGAAACAAAACCAAAGCCTTGCTCTCTGTAGACGTGGATAGGCGCTCTCACTTATAAGTCGACGTCCAGAATCGAGTGTAACGAATTTAACATTTGCGTGTAGGTTTGTTATTATGTGTATAATCCTATCTTTTAGCCAGGTGCAGGAAAGCTCATGTGTACAAGCTAAGCTTTTCAACTTAAGGTCAATGAAACCAAATCCATGTAATCCCGAAGGAAATCTTGGGATGGGGAGATAGTATGCATTTTCCTCTCGCCCCTCCTCTAAAAGACACCGGTGCCAACGGTGTGGCTTTctcttccaacatctgcttgaaggttaCATTCTCTATACTTGAATGTGAGTTCATCTGTGACATTATGTTTCAATTGGAAACGTTATAATGTACTGATATCCGTACACAagataaagcgcttaccaacaagctttcgatcagtccgcTGATCCTTACTAAGTTTGAATAACCCCAAgtctaagtcacacatccagaccggaagtgtgacgtcagcaaaggctCAAAGAAGCTtcttggtaagcgctttatctTGTGCAGTTTAAGATTGTAACATAATAAGTTTCCCATACTTTGCCATGGCATGAAGTGTTTCAACAAATTCAGGGAGTTATGAAATCTGGTTCTGTGGATACCCAGTGTTAACATAACATATTAAACATTGAGACATTGTACGCGAGTCCTCAAGCACTAGCAATACTAAAACACATTAAGTATTGATAAGGAACGACATGGGCAGGTTGACATgctgacttacttgacttatgtcgggtgctgctcctcccctgccacccgaaccactgTAGCAGCCCAGAAGACTCTGTCGAGCATCGCTTTCCTCATGCTGTCATCCTCGAGACCTGTGTCCCGCCTCAGAACATCTGTGTGGGTAAGGGGTGGTCTGCCCTGTCTCCGGTTGACATGCAGAATTTTTAAAGGTTTGAGAAACTATCATGTTGGTTGACTGCTCACTTTGCAGCTGCTTAAAAAGATCTACAatatggtcgaaaacttttttttaatgtacaaaaaatgatgATACACGCCTGGATTCCGTCTATACATTCTAATCAATACAGCCTATCCGGGGTCGAGTAAAACCGTTGGTTTAACCTTTACCGCGCTGAACTACCCGATTGGTACCCTTTACTGTATTGGTTATGAAGTTAGTTAGCGGGGTAAAAGTTAAGAACTACATGCAAaaaatactgtatgtacatgtactagtttcACGTGGCGAAGCATATCAaaatactgtttgtttgttccgcGTAACTAGCAAACAGCCGGTATTCTACTATAGGGACGAGTTTCGTTAGACTAGACTGATACATAGACTTGATCCATTCATGCACAGCACCTGCGATCTTCTGAGGTTCACCATTGGTGGGAGCAACTTTGGTGACTCCGTATGCACAGCTCACTGCCTCGTTCTGGGCTACTCCGGTGGATACTGCAGCAACCATAACGTATGTGTGG encodes the following:
- the LOC118411673 gene encoding G-protein coupled receptor 6-like, with protein sequence MNSTTELSNRTDGVDGSETWEELLQNCSSSSTTNKTSQVNENVTSTSFVCAEVGERKDPESFLYGSRVRYLGVLLVLNAISVGSVVANSLPLAAIIKYEALHKPVFILMANMAASDIVAGVCFLCVGVTAYIYAKAGIPPPNALYRFLPTSFLLSALSSSYSLLALTAERYWFIVHGLTYEDKITNDRCKVAIIVVWLLSSILALLPVFGWSCTFPSQVGCSQYGGGTPQSYLVLILILVFIPMAAIVFFNLGVFRCLWRQVSDIRRQEAAVQAEPSTSRKSAVTILIITIVFLVSWLPYSAVVANEVFCKEDCNDMDQSMIGLVILNSAVNPIIYGFRLKEIRRNVKRLFVGNAVNGGVMNAWSP
- the LOC118411672 gene encoding G-protein coupled receptor 6-like, yielding MAASDIVAGVNFLCVCVTVFIYAKAGIPPPKALYRFLPTSILLSSLLSAYSLLALTAERYWFIVHGMTYENNITNDRCKVVIIVVWMWSSILALLPVFGWSCTFPSQVGCSQYGGGTPQSYLVLILILVFIPMAAIVFFNLGVFRCLWRQVSDIRRQEAAVQAQPSTSRKSAVTILIITIVFLVSWLPYSAVVANEVFCKEDCNDMDQSMIGLVILNSAVNPIIYGFRLKEIRRNVKRLFVGNAVNARSP